Proteins from one Danaus plexippus chromosome 2, MEX_DaPlex, whole genome shotgun sequence genomic window:
- the LOC116779793 gene encoding uncharacterized protein LOC116779793: MEATITTGILLSMFTSLVYADVKSTVVFSPSELEINSKLYNNSIKLALRYGFQQTSECNDFPKAYICIQKCLDLGFDTAYSDRYCFCTCYHKKGKAKHTTRATATKTKWKLGAPKTKLPAWASTAKNHTEVEYILVDGNATVPTNDNSTSDGGTHVTDNSTGVTPKGDSNSTATAIDGETGTGGTGGAHNGTTVPGGTNNPPGSDGANTGGGGADTGGTKNPGSNPPNSTPGGTEKPAAST; this comes from the exons ATGGAGGCTACCATAACTACAGGAATTTTACTTTCTATGTTTACATCACTGGTTTATGCTGATGTGAAATCAACAGTTG taTTTTCTCCGTCCGAGTTGGAGATTAATAGTAAATTGTATAACA ACTCGATTAAACTCGCTCTACGTTATGGATTCCAACAAACATCGGAATGTAATGATTTCCCAAAGGcctatatatgtattcagAAATGTTTAGATTTAGGGTTTGATACCGCTTATTCGGAcagatattgtttttgtacatGCTATCACAAGAAAGGGAAAGCTAAACATACAACCCGTGCTACCGCTACTAAAACAAAATGGAAACTTGGTGCtccaaaaacaaaactacCTGCTTGGGCTTCAACAGCTAAAAATCATACAGAAGTTGAATACATATTAGTAGATGGTAATGCAACCGTACCTACAAATGATAATTCCACATCTGATGGAGGTACTCATGTAACTGACAATTCTACTGGAGTAACTCCTAAAGGCGACAGCAATTCTACAGCAACAGCAATAGATGGAGAGACAGGAACTGGTGGAACAGGAGGGGCACATAATGGTACAACTGTACCAGGTGGTACTAATAATCCACCAGGTAGTGACGGTGCAAATACAGGAGGTGGAGGTGCCGATACAGGTGGTACTAAAAATCCCGGTTCAAATCCACCTAACAGTACACCTGGAGGTACAGAAAAACCAGCTGCTTCCACTTAG
- the LOC116779801 gene encoding protein G12-like, giving the protein MLLNLLLFLFAISSSLSTVIKAPLAPLYLKDQLFQEYDHINSQTVWLDHFKDFTNLIDSEKLLGTLITFINDSEVMRFVGFLISPKFKEIIWDIEDTEEFQEAYAFLEEKGYDLRLVIDAINSDLNLPPFQPKPNERYENGVSAFLAAAMGSLPIDDMKTLFKNKLENNTEFRGLVEVVSSSEFKDILQRMLRNAKFSEFKNTFESYGVDFEFVCEILKEVFTDYDPIFCV; this is encoded by the exons atgttattaaatttattattatttctgtttgCTATATCTTCTTCTTTGAGTACAGTTATCAAAGCGCCATTAGCTCCTTTATATCTAAAAGATCAGTTATTCCAAGAATATGATCATATAAACAGCCAGACGGTATGGCTAGATCATTTTAAGGATTTTACAAATCTCATAGATTCAGAGAAATTATTAGGGACCTTAATTACGTTTATTAACGATTCAGAAGTGATGAGGTTTGTTGGTTTTTTGATAAGTCCCaagtttaaagaaattatttggGATATAGAAGATACGGAAGAATTTCAAGAG gccTATGCGTTTTTAGAAGAAAAAGGCTACGACCTGCGACTCGTGATTGATGCGATTAATTCAGACTTAAATTTGCCTCCTTTTCAACCGAAGCCTAATGAAAGGTATGAAAATGGGGTATCTGCCTTCCTAGCTGCAGCTATGGGCTCTCTGCCGATCGATGATATGAAAACgctattcaaaaataaattagaaaataatactgAATTTAGGGGTCTGGTTGAAGTAGTGAGCTCGTCGGaattcaaagatattttacaAAGGATGTTAAGAAATGCAAAGTTTTCTGAATTCAAAAATACATTCGAGAGTTATGGAGTCGACTTTGAATTCGTTTGCGAAATACTTAAGGAAGTTTTTACCGATTATGACCCCATCTtttgtgtttaa